From Nguyenibacter vanlangensis, one genomic window encodes:
- a CDS encoding MarR family transcriptional regulator, which produces MDSPPDSLPLDAHLCFAIYSANIVINRAYRPVLDRLGITYPQYLVMNVLWEKNGQSVGAIADRLALESSTITPLVKRLEAAEFVRRQRNPDDERQVVVTLCPKGVALRQDATCLAATLLKRSGAPVSDLVRLTEEVRGFRDALLATPQEAR; this is translated from the coding sequence TTGGATTCCCCGCCCGATTCCCTGCCGCTGGACGCGCATCTGTGTTTTGCCATCTACTCGGCCAATATCGTGATCAACCGGGCTTATCGACCCGTGCTTGATCGGCTCGGCATCACCTATCCGCAGTATCTCGTCATGAACGTACTCTGGGAAAAGAACGGGCAATCCGTCGGAGCGATCGCCGATCGCCTCGCACTGGAGTCGAGTACGATCACGCCTCTCGTGAAGCGTCTGGAAGCCGCGGAGTTCGTGCGGCGCCAACGCAATCCGGATGATGAGCGCCAGGTCGTCGTAACGCTGTGTCCGAAAGGCGTTGCATTGCGCCAGGATGCGACATGCCTCGCGGCGACCCTACTCAAGCGGTCCGGTGCTCCGGTATCGGATCTTGTCCGCCTCACTGAAGAGGTCCGCGGCTTCAGGGACGCCCTCCTCGCTACCCCTCAGGAAGCACGGTAA